From the genome of Fibrobacter sp. UWB5:
CCTGAAGAACAAGTCCAAGGACATTCGCCTCCTCGAAGTGGGCGAAATCAAGAAGGCAACCCACTGCAAGGTGTACAAGCACGTGATCGGCGGCATGCTGGTGCAGGACCGCGACGTGGACACCTACGAAAAGTTTGAATGCGTGACGAAGGCCCAGTTCCCGAAGAACAAGGAAGACCTCGCCCGCTTTACCTGGCTCGTGACCAAGCACACCAAGAGTAACGCCATCGTGATGGGCTACGAATACAAGCCCGGCTACTTCCAGGTGATGGGTCTTGGCCCCGGCCAGCCGAACCGCATCGACTCTAACCTCCGTCTTTGCCAGCCGCGCGTGCGCGACAACGTCGCCCGCATGGAAGAAGCCAAGGCATTCTTTGACGAAAATGGCAAGCTCATCAACGAAGCCGGCCTCAAGGCCCTCGAAAAGAAGGTCTTCGGCGAAGTCGTGATGGGTTCCGACGCCTTCTTCCCGTTCCCGGACAACGTGGAAGCCGCCCATGACGCCGGCGTGCGCTACATTGTGCAGCCGGGTGGTTCCAAGAAGGACGACCTCTCTATCGAGAAGTGCGACGAATTCGGCATTGCCATGGTGTTCACCGGCATGAGGCACTTCCGCCACTAAGGGTCGCCTATGGTTCCGACTTCTCAGAAGGAAATCAATCAGCGGGAAAAGGACCTGTACTACACGGTCCTTTCCTTCCTGAAAAAGATTCGCAAGGCAGGCAAGACTACCGCGAAGGAGTGGGACGAATACCGTTCCGCTATCAAGAGTGTTGCCATGACCGCCGATATGGGTAAGGCCGCTGACCTGTGGACCATGGACAACTTGGACCAGTTCAGCCCCGACAAGAGCCAGCTTCCGCCGCTCAACGACATGGAATACGTGGCACGCGTATCGCCCGAGTTCCTTTCGCAGCTCATGGAAGCCCTGTATTACGGTATGCTGAACCCGACCCAGGCGAACATGATTTCCGACGAGATCCAGGACGCCGATCCGGAATACGTGACTTCGGCCTCGCTCGAGGAACTGCTCGTAAAACTCTGGATTGGGAACGCTAAAAGCTACCGCAAGATGATAGCGAACTAATGAACGAACGCGTACGTGTAATTGGTGGCGGCCTTGCTGGCTGCGAAGCGGCTTTGCAACTGGCGAGCCGCGGTTTTAAGGT
Proteins encoded in this window:
- a CDS encoding IMP cyclohydrolase, giving the protein MLKFENNKGNLMSEELVLKFVDPKPMRYGENSHQSAVFYRDPTCTEASLATAKQLWGKELSYNNIVDADAALEMAREFSETNAVVIVKHMNPCGLATGESLREAMEAAWAGDPVSAFGSVIAVTRKVDLKTAEFLKGRFVEILLAPAFDDDALEFLKNKSKDIRLLEVGEIKKATHCKVYKHVIGGMLVQDRDVDTYEKFECVTKAQFPKNKEDLARFTWLVTKHTKSNAIVMGYEYKPGYFQVMGLGPGQPNRIDSNLRLCQPRVRDNVARMEEAKAFFDENGKLINEAGLKALEKKVFGEVVMGSDAFFPFPDNVEAAHDAGVRYIVQPGGSKKDDLSIEKCDEFGIAMVFTGMRHFRH